From Natrinema salaciae, the proteins below share one genomic window:
- a CDS encoding nucleotidyltransferase domain-containing protein, with product MAKRDITVCIDAYPDADADVFRIKAADDILRLLVDAHETEFTIPDLVDATDVTRSTVWRAVELLERIGAVRIRETPQRNYVAIDPDRLQKDDPILAVDQSEFHAPIRAFVERVRTAIADADDVDTILGIVVFGSVARGEADRQSDIDLFVVVDGDRTSARRIVTDVVAELREQRFDGDRFDFEPYVESAESAQRAGSKLREIFAEGITVDGDDQLQSLRKEVFADE from the coding sequence ATGGCGAAACGAGATATTACAGTCTGCATCGACGCGTACCCGGATGCGGACGCCGACGTATTTCGCATCAAAGCAGCGGACGATATTCTCCGTCTGCTCGTCGACGCCCACGAGACTGAGTTCACGATCCCCGATCTCGTCGATGCGACGGACGTCACTCGCTCGACAGTCTGGCGGGCCGTCGAGCTGCTCGAGCGTATCGGTGCCGTTCGGATACGGGAGACGCCGCAGCGGAACTACGTCGCTATCGACCCGGACCGCCTCCAGAAAGACGATCCGATACTCGCGGTCGACCAGTCGGAGTTCCACGCACCGATTCGAGCGTTCGTTGAGCGGGTTCGAACCGCAATCGCCGACGCTGACGACGTCGACACTATTCTCGGCATCGTCGTCTTCGGAAGCGTCGCTCGCGGAGAGGCGGACCGCCAGAGCGACATCGACCTGTTCGTCGTCGTCGACGGCGACCGGACGAGTGCTCGACGCATCGTGACCGACGTCGTTGCCGAGCTCCGCGAGCAGCGATTCGATGGAGATCGGTTCGATTTCGAGCCGTACGTCGAATCCGCGGAGAGCGCACAACGAGCCGGATCGAAGCTCCGTGAAATCTTCGCAGAGGGTATCACAGTGGACGGTGACGACCAGCTTCAGTCGCTTCGCAAGGAGGTGTTCGCCGATGAGTAG